A section of the Chryseobacterium ginsenosidimutans genome encodes:
- a CDS encoding M1 family metallopeptidase, with the protein MKKAILSIALLGGILFSANLAAQAETSGREKVYRATHTKVTELKHTKLKVNFDYQKEQMNGEEWLTAAPFFYPTNELTLDAKGMLIHEVALDINGKKSTLKYDYKDDVLKITLDKTYQKNQDYTVYIKYTSRPNEVKQEGSAAINDAKGLYFINAQGKDADKPTQIWTQGETESSSAWFPTIDKSNQKTTQEIYMTVPDKYVTLSNGLLKDSQKESNGLRTDHWVMDKRHSTYLFFMGVGEYAIVKDKWRNIAVDYYIEKEYEPYAKQIYGNTPEMLEFFSKKLGYDYPWAKYAQISGRDYVSGAMENTTATLHGSDILQKPGQLIDENTWEDTIAHELFHQWFGDLVTAESWSNLTVNESFANYSEYLWNEYKYGKDQADYHQMKDVNNYIHNPGDFKKDLVRFDYDSREDVFDLVTYQKGGGILHMLRNYLGDDAFFAGLNDYLKTYEYQNGEAHQLRLSFEKVSGKDLNWFFNQWYFGSGHPKIKYSYTFEPVKKQMVVTIEQTQEQPFQFPLAIDVYDNGKPKRYNVWVNAAAKSTFDFDVSKNADLVNINADGILVADITDTKTPEQNLMQFTGSKEFKSRYNALSGIKDQVGKNPAATKLLAAALKDPYFRTKIKALQLMDLSNPEQFKALGSDVEKLASNDPKTLVQAAAISALAKTKDKKYLPIFEKGVNAVSNAVKGNSVSAIVAVDPSRASSLAEKIDLDGASETLMGQMLPIVVKNKVTSQMSNIAQLVAFYPFIKFQNPELGKSAEEGYNWIMSSDNLKATESVTKIVSQAKGQMGDNPQVKMMISQMLKDGLSKKMELLKQNPQNAASINKQIDAINKAIEDFK; encoded by the coding sequence ATGAAAAAAGCTATTTTATCGATTGCTCTTTTGGGTGGAATTCTCTTTTCTGCCAATCTAGCAGCACAAGCCGAAACTTCAGGCAGAGAAAAGGTGTACAGAGCCACTCATACGAAAGTAACGGAACTGAAACACACCAAACTGAAAGTAAATTTCGATTATCAAAAAGAACAGATGAACGGGGAAGAATGGCTTACTGCTGCTCCTTTTTTCTATCCGACAAACGAACTGACACTTGATGCAAAAGGAATGTTGATTCATGAAGTAGCTTTGGATATCAATGGTAAAAAGTCTACTTTAAAATATGATTATAAGGATGATGTCTTGAAAATTACGTTAGATAAAACGTATCAGAAAAATCAGGATTATACGGTTTATATCAAATATACGTCTCGTCCGAACGAAGTGAAACAAGAGGGAAGTGCAGCAATTAATGATGCAAAAGGATTGTATTTCATTAATGCTCAGGGAAAAGATGCTGATAAGCCGACGCAGATCTGGACACAGGGTGAAACTGAATCTTCTTCTGCATGGTTTCCGACCATTGATAAATCCAACCAAAAAACAACTCAGGAAATTTATATGACGGTTCCTGATAAATATGTGACGCTTTCCAACGGATTGTTAAAAGATTCTCAGAAAGAATCAAACGGTTTGAGAACAGATCACTGGGTGATGGATAAAAGACACTCAACGTATCTTTTCTTCATGGGAGTCGGTGAATATGCAATCGTAAAAGACAAATGGAGAAATATTGCGGTTGATTATTACATCGAAAAAGAATACGAACCTTACGCAAAACAGATCTACGGAAATACGCCGGAAATGCTTGAGTTTTTCTCTAAAAAGCTGGGTTACGATTATCCTTGGGCAAAATATGCACAGATTTCTGGTAGAGATTACGTGAGTGGAGCCATGGAAAATACAACTGCAACGCTGCACGGAAGTGATATTTTACAAAAACCAGGGCAGTTAATCGACGAAAATACTTGGGAAGATACGATCGCTCACGAATTATTCCACCAATGGTTTGGAGATTTGGTAACGGCAGAAAGCTGGAGTAATTTAACGGTTAACGAATCTTTTGCCAACTATTCCGAATATCTTTGGAACGAATACAAATACGGAAAAGACCAGGCAGATTATCACCAGATGAAAGATGTGAATAATTATATTCATAATCCTGGAGATTTTAAGAAAGATTTAGTAAGATTCGATTATGATTCCCGTGAAGATGTTTTCGATTTGGTAACGTATCAAAAAGGGGGAGGAATCCTTCATATGTTGAGAAATTATTTAGGTGACGATGCTTTCTTCGCAGGATTGAATGATTATTTGAAAACGTATGAATATCAAAACGGAGAAGCTCATCAATTGAGATTATCATTCGAAAAAGTTTCAGGAAAAGACCTGAATTGGTTCTTTAATCAATGGTATTTCGGAAGCGGACACCCCAAAATTAAATATTCTTATACTTTCGAGCCTGTTAAAAAACAGATGGTTGTTACGATCGAGCAAACTCAGGAACAGCCGTTTCAGTTTCCATTGGCAATCGATGTTTACGACAACGGAAAGCCCAAAAGATACAATGTCTGGGTAAATGCAGCCGCAAAAAGTACCTTCGATTTTGATGTTTCTAAAAATGCAGATTTAGTAAATATCAATGCAGACGGAATTTTAGTTGCAGATATTACCGATACAAAAACTCCGGAGCAGAACTTGATGCAGTTTACGGGTTCTAAAGAATTCAAAAGCAGATACAATGCTTTAAGCGGAATTAAAGATCAGGTAGGCAAAAACCCGGCAGCGACAAAATTATTGGCAGCAGCGTTGAAAGATCCTTACTTCAGAACGAAAATCAAGGCGTTACAGTTAATGGATTTATCAAACCCTGAACAGTTTAAGGCGTTAGGTTCTGATGTTGAAAAATTAGCTTCAAACGATCCTAAAACATTGGTTCAGGCAGCAGCGATTTCAGCGTTGGCAAAAACCAAAGACAAAAAATATCTTCCGATCTTTGAGAAAGGGGTAAATGCAGTTTCAAATGCAGTGAAAGGAAATTCTGTAAGTGCAATCGTTGCAGTTGATCCTTCAAGAGCCAGCTCTTTGGCAGAGAAAATAGACCTTGATGGAGCTTCAGAAACCTTAATGGGACAAATGTTACCGATCGTTGTAAAGAATAAAGTAACTTCTCAAATGTCAAATATTGCTCAGCTTGTAGCATTTTATCCTTTCATCAAATTCCAGAATCCGGAGTTAGGGAAATCTGCAGAAGAAGGATATAATTGGATTATGAGTTCTGATAATCTTAAAGCAACAGAAAGTGTTACAAAGATAGTGAGCCAGGCAAAAGGGCAGATGGGAGATAACCCACAGGTAAAAATGATGATAAGTCAAATGTTGAAAGATGGTCTGAGCAAGAAAATGGAACTTCTTAAACAGAACCCCCAAAATGCAGCTAGTATCAACAAGCAGATTGATGCTATTAACAAAGCAATTGAAGATTTCAAATAA